Proteins encoded by one window of Pan troglodytes isolate AG18354 chromosome 16, NHGRI_mPanTro3-v2.0_pri, whole genome shotgun sequence:
- the BAHD1 gene encoding bromo adjacent homology domain-containing 1 protein isoform X6, producing MTHTRRKSLPMLSSGLTGRREPLQMEDSNMEQGVEGVEPGMPESPGHLTGRRKNYPLRKRPLVPEKPKACKVLLTRLENVAGPRSADEADELPPDLPKPPSPAPSSEDPGLAQPRKRRLASLNAEALNNLLLEREDTSSLAGTRRSRAGDPHRSRDRDRATGGWSSSKKRPRLGDLGGGSRDLSPEPAPDEGPRRDGDPAPKRLASLNAAAFLKLSQERELPLRLPRAHAEVDGRSTEPPAPKAPRPKWPKVNGKNYPKAWQGASSGEAAGPPGWQGCPDEPWPSATPCGPSVQPSHQPLSKALESPLGLRPHLPLLMGGQAALKPEPGRPGEESPAPKQELHQPSFPTPQLSPLPMPGNPADYNGLCVGPELTALGSFYLYCGQEGLQCGGYSPCPMLPEGKLSPVAAPHEEGLLLAPSSVPSGTPFQHPPWGSSRYCSSEDTGVNGYSICGVLPLSVTHAGTTCGGCPYKMPFAAGCRSLGQLEFPLPEAGHPASPAHPLLGCPVPSVPPAAEPVPHLQTPTSEPQTVARACPQSAKPPSGSKSGLRTGSSCRHTARSKAARRPSHPKQPRVQRPRPRRRRRRRTNGWVPVGAACEKAVYVLDEPEPAIRKSYQAVERHGETIRVRDTVLLKSGPRKTSTPYVAKISALWENPESGELMMSLLWYYRPEHLQGGRSPSMHEPLQNEVFASRHQDQNSVACIEEKCYVLTFAEYCRFCAMAKRRGEGLPSRKTALVPPSADYSTPPHRTVPEDTDPELVFLCRHVYDFRHGRILKNPQ from the exons ATGACACACACTCGGAGAAAGTCCCTTCCCATGCTGAGTTCGGGCCTCACTGGCCGCCGAGAGCCCCTGCAGATGGAAGACAGCAACATGGAGCAGGGGGTTGAGGGTGTGGAGCCAGGCATGCCCGAGAGCCCAGGTCACCTCACAGGGCGCCGCAAGAATTACCCACTTCGTAAGCGCCCATTGGTTCCTGAGAAGCCCAAGGCCTGCAAAGTGCTGCTGACTCGCCTGGAGAATGTGGCCGGTCCCCGGAGTGCAGATGAGGCTGATGAGCTACCGCCTGACCTGCCCAAGCCCCCCAGCCCGGCCCCATCCAGTGAAGACCCTGGCCTTGCCCAGCCCCGCAAGCGGCGCCTGGCCTCCCTCAATGCTGAAGCTCTCAATAACCTGCTGCTGGAGCGAGAGGACACCAGCAGCCTGGCAGGCACCCGCCGCAGTCGAGCGGGGGATCCCCACCGCAGCCGTGACCGTGATCGTGCTACTGGGGGCTGGTCCTCCTCCAAGAAGCGGCCCCGGCTGGGGGACCTTGGAGGAGGAAGTCGGGACCTGTCTCCAGAGCCAGCACCCGATGAAGGTCCCCGCCGAGATGGAGACCCAGCTCCCAAGAGACTGGCTAGCCTGAACGCAGCTGCTTTCCTAAAACTGAGCCAGGAGCGGGAGCTACCCCTGCGGCTGCCTCGTGCCCATGCAGAAGTAGATGGGCGCTCCACTGAGCCCCCAGCACCCAAGGCCCCGAGGCCAAAGTGGCCCAAGGTCAATGGCAAGAACTATCCCAAGGCTTGGCAGGGGGCCAGCTCTGGGGAGGCTGCAGGCCCACCTGGCTGGCAAGGCTGCCCTGATGAGCCATGGCCATCTGCAACTCCTTGTGGGCCATCCGTCCAGCCATCTCATCAGCCCCTGAGCAAGGCTCTGGAGAGCCCTTTGGGGCTGCGCCCTCACCTGCCCCTGCTGATGGGTGGACAGGCGGCTCTGAAGCCGGAGCCTGGGCGCCCAGGCGAGGAGTCACCTGCCCCTAAGCAGGAACTGCATCAGCCCTCTTTCCCCACACCTCAGCTGTCGCCGCTGCCGATGCCTGGCAACCCCGCCGACTACAATGGCCTGTGTGTTGGGCCTGAGCTCACTGCACTAGGCAGCTTCTACCTGTACTGTGGCCAAGAGGGGCTGCAGTGTGGGGGCTACTCGCCCTGCCCCATGCTTCCTGAGGGCAAGCTGTCCCCAGTGGCTGCACCTCACGAGGAGGGGCTCCTCTTAGCTCCGAGCTCAGTGCCCTCAGGCACCCCTTTCCAGCACCCTCCCTGGGGCTCCTCTCGCTACTGCTCTAGCGAGGACACTGGAGTGAATGGCTACAGCATCTGCGGAGTGTTGCCCCTGTCTGTTACCCACGCTGGCACTACCTGTGGCGGCTGCCCATACAAAATGCCTTTTGCAGCAG GCTGCAGATCCCTGGGCCAGTTGGAATTTCCTCTCCCGGAAGCTGGCCACCCAGCCTCACCCGCCCACCCACTCCTGGGGTGCCCTGTACCCAGTGTGCCACCTGCAGCAGAGCCCGTCCCCCATCTTCAGACACCCACCTCGGAGCCCCAGACAGTAGCCCGTGCGTGCCCTCAGAGCGCCAAACCTCCCAGCGGTTCTAAGTCAGGTCTGCGCACAGGCTCCAGCTGCAGGCACACTGCAAGGAGCAAGGCTGCCCGCAGGCCTAGCCACCCCAAGCAGCCACGTGTCCAGCGCCCACGCCCTCGCCGCCGCCGTCGCCGCCGCACTAATGGCTGGGTACCTGTTGGGGCTGCGTGTGAGAAGGCTGTGTATGTCTTG GATGAGCCGGAGCCAGCCATCCGAAAGAGCTACCAGGCGGTAGAGCGGCATGGGGAGACAATCCGAGTCCGGGACACCGTCCTTCTCAAATCAGGCCCACGAAAGACCTCCACACCTTATGTGGCCAAGATCTCTGCCCTCTGGGAGAACCCCGAGTCAG GAGAGCTGATGATGAGCCTCCTGTGGTATTACAGACCTGAGCACTTACAGGGAGGCCGCAGTCCCAGCATGCACGAG CCCTTGCAGAATGAAGTGTTTGCCTCGCGACATCAGGACCAGAACAGTGTGGCCTGCATTGAGGAGAAGTGCTATGTGCTGACTTTTGCCGAGTACTGCAG GTTCTGTGCCATGGCCAAGCGCCGAGGTGAAGGCCTCCCCAGCCGAAAGACAGCACTGGTTCCCCCCTCTGCAGACtattccaccccaccccaccgcaCAGTGCCAGAGGACACGGACCCTGAGCTGGTGTTCCTTTGCCGCCATGTCTATGACTTCCGCCACGGGCGCATCCTTAAGAACCCCCAGTAG
- the BAHD1 gene encoding bromo adjacent homology domain-containing 1 protein isoform X5 — protein sequence MTHTRRKSLPMLSSGLTGRREPLQMEDSNMEQGVEGVEPGMPESPGHLTGRRKNYPLRKRPLVPEKPKACKVLLTRLENVAGPRSADEADELPPDLPKPPSPAPSSEDPGLAQPRKRRLASLNAEALNNLLLEREDTSSLAGTRRSRAGDPHRSRDRDRATGGWSSSKKRPRLGDLGGGSRDLSPEPAPDEGPRRDGDPAPKRLASLNAAAFLKLSQERELPLRLPRAHAEVDGRSTEPPAPKAPRPKWPKVNGKNYPKAWQGASSGEAAGPPGWQGCPDEPWPSATPCGPSVQPSHQPLSKALESPLGLRPHLPLLMGGQAALKPEPGRPGEESPAPKQELHQPSFPTPQLSPLPMPGNPADYNGLCVGPELTALGSFYLYCGQEGLQCGGYSPCPMLPEGKLSPVAAPHEEGLLLAPSSVPSGTPFQHPPWGSSRYCSSEDTGVNGYSICGVLPLSVTHAGTTCGGCPYKMPFAAEGCRSLGQLEFPLPEAGHPASPAHPLLGCPVPSVPPAAEPVPHLQTPTSEPQTVARACPQSAKPPSGSKSGLRTGSSCRHTARSKAARRPSHPKQPRVQRPRPRRRRRRRTNGWVPVGAACEKAVYVLDEPEPAIRKSYQAVERHGETIRVRDTVLLKSGPRKTSTPYVAKISALWENPESGELMMSLLWYYRPEHLQGGRSPSMHEPLQNEVFASRHQDQNSVACIEEKCYVLTFAEYCRFCAMAKRRGEGLPSRKTALVPPSADYSTPPHRTVPEDTDPELVFLCRHVYDFRHGRILKNPQ from the exons ATGACACACACTCGGAGAAAGTCCCTTCCCATGCTGAGTTCGGGCCTCACTGGCCGCCGAGAGCCCCTGCAGATGGAAGACAGCAACATGGAGCAGGGGGTTGAGGGTGTGGAGCCAGGCATGCCCGAGAGCCCAGGTCACCTCACAGGGCGCCGCAAGAATTACCCACTTCGTAAGCGCCCATTGGTTCCTGAGAAGCCCAAGGCCTGCAAAGTGCTGCTGACTCGCCTGGAGAATGTGGCCGGTCCCCGGAGTGCAGATGAGGCTGATGAGCTACCGCCTGACCTGCCCAAGCCCCCCAGCCCGGCCCCATCCAGTGAAGACCCTGGCCTTGCCCAGCCCCGCAAGCGGCGCCTGGCCTCCCTCAATGCTGAAGCTCTCAATAACCTGCTGCTGGAGCGAGAGGACACCAGCAGCCTGGCAGGCACCCGCCGCAGTCGAGCGGGGGATCCCCACCGCAGCCGTGACCGTGATCGTGCTACTGGGGGCTGGTCCTCCTCCAAGAAGCGGCCCCGGCTGGGGGACCTTGGAGGAGGAAGTCGGGACCTGTCTCCAGAGCCAGCACCCGATGAAGGTCCCCGCCGAGATGGAGACCCAGCTCCCAAGAGACTGGCTAGCCTGAACGCAGCTGCTTTCCTAAAACTGAGCCAGGAGCGGGAGCTACCCCTGCGGCTGCCTCGTGCCCATGCAGAAGTAGATGGGCGCTCCACTGAGCCCCCAGCACCCAAGGCCCCGAGGCCAAAGTGGCCCAAGGTCAATGGCAAGAACTATCCCAAGGCTTGGCAGGGGGCCAGCTCTGGGGAGGCTGCAGGCCCACCTGGCTGGCAAGGCTGCCCTGATGAGCCATGGCCATCTGCAACTCCTTGTGGGCCATCCGTCCAGCCATCTCATCAGCCCCTGAGCAAGGCTCTGGAGAGCCCTTTGGGGCTGCGCCCTCACCTGCCCCTGCTGATGGGTGGACAGGCGGCTCTGAAGCCGGAGCCTGGGCGCCCAGGCGAGGAGTCACCTGCCCCTAAGCAGGAACTGCATCAGCCCTCTTTCCCCACACCTCAGCTGTCGCCGCTGCCGATGCCTGGCAACCCCGCCGACTACAATGGCCTGTGTGTTGGGCCTGAGCTCACTGCACTAGGCAGCTTCTACCTGTACTGTGGCCAAGAGGGGCTGCAGTGTGGGGGCTACTCGCCCTGCCCCATGCTTCCTGAGGGCAAGCTGTCCCCAGTGGCTGCACCTCACGAGGAGGGGCTCCTCTTAGCTCCGAGCTCAGTGCCCTCAGGCACCCCTTTCCAGCACCCTCCCTGGGGCTCCTCTCGCTACTGCTCTAGCGAGGACACTGGAGTGAATGGCTACAGCATCTGCGGAGTGTTGCCCCTGTCTGTTACCCACGCTGGCACTACCTGTGGCGGCTGCCCATACAAAATGCCTTTTGCAGCAG AAGGCTGCAGATCCCTGGGCCAGTTGGAATTTCCTCTCCCGGAAGCTGGCCACCCAGCCTCACCCGCCCACCCACTCCTGGGGTGCCCTGTACCCAGTGTGCCACCTGCAGCAGAGCCCGTCCCCCATCTTCAGACACCCACCTCGGAGCCCCAGACAGTAGCCCGTGCGTGCCCTCAGAGCGCCAAACCTCCCAGCGGTTCTAAGTCAGGTCTGCGCACAGGCTCCAGCTGCAGGCACACTGCAAGGAGCAAGGCTGCCCGCAGGCCTAGCCACCCCAAGCAGCCACGTGTCCAGCGCCCACGCCCTCGCCGCCGCCGTCGCCGCCGCACTAATGGCTGGGTACCTGTTGGGGCTGCGTGTGAGAAGGCTGTGTATGTCTTG GATGAGCCGGAGCCAGCCATCCGAAAGAGCTACCAGGCGGTAGAGCGGCATGGGGAGACAATCCGAGTCCGGGACACCGTCCTTCTCAAATCAGGCCCACGAAAGACCTCCACACCTTATGTGGCCAAGATCTCTGCCCTCTGGGAGAACCCCGAGTCAG GAGAGCTGATGATGAGCCTCCTGTGGTATTACAGACCTGAGCACTTACAGGGAGGCCGCAGTCCCAGCATGCACGAG CCCTTGCAGAATGAAGTGTTTGCCTCGCGACATCAGGACCAGAACAGTGTGGCCTGCATTGAGGAGAAGTGCTATGTGCTGACTTTTGCCGAGTACTGCAG GTTCTGTGCCATGGCCAAGCGCCGAGGTGAAGGCCTCCCCAGCCGAAAGACAGCACTGGTTCCCCCCTCTGCAGACtattccaccccaccccaccgcaCAGTGCCAGAGGACACGGACCCTGAGCTGGTGTTCCTTTGCCGCCATGTCTATGACTTCCGCCACGGGCGCATCCTTAAGAACCCCCAGTAG
- the BAHD1 gene encoding bromo adjacent homology domain-containing 1 protein isoform X3, with protein MGNSQNYFHSSSPLCSSIQEDLCVFILSVLIPLGLAPATSGLSTLSQGWKYSMTHTRRKSLPMLSSGLTGRREPLQMEDSNMEQGVEGVEPGMPESPGHLTGRRKNYPLRKRPLVPEKPKACKVLLTRLENVAGPRSADEADELPPDLPKPPSPAPSSEDPGLAQPRKRRLASLNAEALNNLLLEREDTSSLAGTRRSRAGDPHRSRDRDRATGGWSSSKKRPRLGDLGGGSRDLSPEPAPDEGPRRDGDPAPKRLASLNAAAFLKLSQERELPLRLPRAHAEVDGRSTEPPAPKAPRPKWPKVNGKNYPKAWQGASSGEAAGPPGWQGCPDEPWPSATPCGPSVQPSHQPLSKALESPLGLRPHLPLLMGGQAALKPEPGRPGEESPAPKQELHQPSFPTPQLSPLPMPGNPADYNGLCVGPELTALGSFYLYCGQEGLQCGGYSPCPMLPEGKLSPVAAPHEEGLLLAPSSVPSGTPFQHPPWGSSRYCSSEDTGVNGYSICGVLPLSVTHAGTTCGGCPYKMPFAAEGCRSLGQLEFPLPEAGHPASPAHPLLGCPVPSVPPAAEPVPHLQTPTSEPQTVARACPQSAKPPSGSKSGLRTGSSCRHTARSKAARRPSHPKQPRVQRPRPRRRRRRRTNGWVPVGAACEKAVYVLDEPEPAIRKSYQAVERHGETIRVRDTVLLKSGPRKTSTPYVAKISALWENPESGELMMSLLWYYRPEHLQGGRSPSMHENEVFASRHQDQNSVACIEEKCYVLTFAEYCRFCAMAKRRGEGLPSRKTALVPPSADYSTPPHRTVPEDTDPELVFLCRHVYDFRHGRILKNPQ; from the exons GTTGGAAGTACTCCATGACACACACTCGGAGAAAGTCCCTTCCCATGCTGAGTTCGGGCCTCACTGGCCGCCGAGAGCCCCTGCAGATGGAAGACAGCAACATGGAGCAGGGGGTTGAGGGTGTGGAGCCAGGCATGCCCGAGAGCCCAGGTCACCTCACAGGGCGCCGCAAGAATTACCCACTTCGTAAGCGCCCATTGGTTCCTGAGAAGCCCAAGGCCTGCAAAGTGCTGCTGACTCGCCTGGAGAATGTGGCCGGTCCCCGGAGTGCAGATGAGGCTGATGAGCTACCGCCTGACCTGCCCAAGCCCCCCAGCCCGGCCCCATCCAGTGAAGACCCTGGCCTTGCCCAGCCCCGCAAGCGGCGCCTGGCCTCCCTCAATGCTGAAGCTCTCAATAACCTGCTGCTGGAGCGAGAGGACACCAGCAGCCTGGCAGGCACCCGCCGCAGTCGAGCGGGGGATCCCCACCGCAGCCGTGACCGTGATCGTGCTACTGGGGGCTGGTCCTCCTCCAAGAAGCGGCCCCGGCTGGGGGACCTTGGAGGAGGAAGTCGGGACCTGTCTCCAGAGCCAGCACCCGATGAAGGTCCCCGCCGAGATGGAGACCCAGCTCCCAAGAGACTGGCTAGCCTGAACGCAGCTGCTTTCCTAAAACTGAGCCAGGAGCGGGAGCTACCCCTGCGGCTGCCTCGTGCCCATGCAGAAGTAGATGGGCGCTCCACTGAGCCCCCAGCACCCAAGGCCCCGAGGCCAAAGTGGCCCAAGGTCAATGGCAAGAACTATCCCAAGGCTTGGCAGGGGGCCAGCTCTGGGGAGGCTGCAGGCCCACCTGGCTGGCAAGGCTGCCCTGATGAGCCATGGCCATCTGCAACTCCTTGTGGGCCATCCGTCCAGCCATCTCATCAGCCCCTGAGCAAGGCTCTGGAGAGCCCTTTGGGGCTGCGCCCTCACCTGCCCCTGCTGATGGGTGGACAGGCGGCTCTGAAGCCGGAGCCTGGGCGCCCAGGCGAGGAGTCACCTGCCCCTAAGCAGGAACTGCATCAGCCCTCTTTCCCCACACCTCAGCTGTCGCCGCTGCCGATGCCTGGCAACCCCGCCGACTACAATGGCCTGTGTGTTGGGCCTGAGCTCACTGCACTAGGCAGCTTCTACCTGTACTGTGGCCAAGAGGGGCTGCAGTGTGGGGGCTACTCGCCCTGCCCCATGCTTCCTGAGGGCAAGCTGTCCCCAGTGGCTGCACCTCACGAGGAGGGGCTCCTCTTAGCTCCGAGCTCAGTGCCCTCAGGCACCCCTTTCCAGCACCCTCCCTGGGGCTCCTCTCGCTACTGCTCTAGCGAGGACACTGGAGTGAATGGCTACAGCATCTGCGGAGTGTTGCCCCTGTCTGTTACCCACGCTGGCACTACCTGTGGCGGCTGCCCATACAAAATGCCTTTTGCAGCAG AAGGCTGCAGATCCCTGGGCCAGTTGGAATTTCCTCTCCCGGAAGCTGGCCACCCAGCCTCACCCGCCCACCCACTCCTGGGGTGCCCTGTACCCAGTGTGCCACCTGCAGCAGAGCCCGTCCCCCATCTTCAGACACCCACCTCGGAGCCCCAGACAGTAGCCCGTGCGTGCCCTCAGAGCGCCAAACCTCCCAGCGGTTCTAAGTCAGGTCTGCGCACAGGCTCCAGCTGCAGGCACACTGCAAGGAGCAAGGCTGCCCGCAGGCCTAGCCACCCCAAGCAGCCACGTGTCCAGCGCCCACGCCCTCGCCGCCGCCGTCGCCGCCGCACTAATGGCTGGGTACCTGTTGGGGCTGCGTGTGAGAAGGCTGTGTATGTCTTG GATGAGCCGGAGCCAGCCATCCGAAAGAGCTACCAGGCGGTAGAGCGGCATGGGGAGACAATCCGAGTCCGGGACACCGTCCTTCTCAAATCAGGCCCACGAAAGACCTCCACACCTTATGTGGCCAAGATCTCTGCCCTCTGGGAGAACCCCGAGTCAG GAGAGCTGATGATGAGCCTCCTGTGGTATTACAGACCTGAGCACTTACAGGGAGGCCGCAGTCCCAGCATGCACGAG AATGAAGTGTTTGCCTCGCGACATCAGGACCAGAACAGTGTGGCCTGCATTGAGGAGAAGTGCTATGTGCTGACTTTTGCCGAGTACTGCAG GTTCTGTGCCATGGCCAAGCGCCGAGGTGAAGGCCTCCCCAGCCGAAAGACAGCACTGGTTCCCCCCTCTGCAGACtattccaccccaccccaccgcaCAGTGCCAGAGGACACGGACCCTGAGCTGGTGTTCCTTTGCCGCCATGTCTATGACTTCCGCCACGGGCGCATCCTTAAGAACCCCCAGTAG
- the BAHD1 gene encoding bromo adjacent homology domain-containing 1 protein isoform X7 — protein MTHTRRKSLPMLSSGLTGRREPLQMEDSNMEQGVEGVEPGMPESPGHLTGRRKNYPLRKRPLVPEKPKACKVLLTRLENVAGPRSADEADELPPDLPKPPSPAPSSEDPGLAQPRKRRLASLNAEALNNLLLEREDTSSLAGTRRSRAGDPHRSRDRDRATGGWSSSKKRPRLGDLGGGSRDLSPEPAPDEGPRRDGDPAPKRLASLNAAAFLKLSQERELPLRLPRAHAEVDGRSTEPPAPKAPRPKWPKVNGKNYPKAWQGASSGEAAGPPGWQGCPDEPWPSATPCGPSVQPSHQPLSKALESPLGLRPHLPLLMGGQAALKPEPGRPGEESPAPKQELHQPSFPTPQLSPLPMPGNPADYNGLCVGPELTALGSFYLYCGQEGLQCGGYSPCPMLPEGKLSPVAAPHEEGLLLAPSSVPSGTPFQHPPWGSSRYCSSEDTGVNGYSICGVLPLSVTHAGTTCGGCPYKMPFAAEGCRSLGQLEFPLPEAGHPASPAHPLLGCPVPSVPPAAEPVPHLQTPTSEPQTVARACPQSAKPPSGSKSGLRTGSSCRHTARSKAARRPSHPKQPRVQRPRPRRRRRRRTNGWVPVGAACEKAVYVLDEPEPAIRKSYQAVERHGETIRVRDTVLLKSGPRKTSTPYVAKISALWENPESGELMMSLLWYYRPEHLQGGRSPSMHENEVFASRHQDQNSVACIEEKCYVLTFAEYCRFCAMAKRRGEGLPSRKTALVPPSADYSTPPHRTVPEDTDPELVFLCRHVYDFRHGRILKNPQ, from the exons ATGACACACACTCGGAGAAAGTCCCTTCCCATGCTGAGTTCGGGCCTCACTGGCCGCCGAGAGCCCCTGCAGATGGAAGACAGCAACATGGAGCAGGGGGTTGAGGGTGTGGAGCCAGGCATGCCCGAGAGCCCAGGTCACCTCACAGGGCGCCGCAAGAATTACCCACTTCGTAAGCGCCCATTGGTTCCTGAGAAGCCCAAGGCCTGCAAAGTGCTGCTGACTCGCCTGGAGAATGTGGCCGGTCCCCGGAGTGCAGATGAGGCTGATGAGCTACCGCCTGACCTGCCCAAGCCCCCCAGCCCGGCCCCATCCAGTGAAGACCCTGGCCTTGCCCAGCCCCGCAAGCGGCGCCTGGCCTCCCTCAATGCTGAAGCTCTCAATAACCTGCTGCTGGAGCGAGAGGACACCAGCAGCCTGGCAGGCACCCGCCGCAGTCGAGCGGGGGATCCCCACCGCAGCCGTGACCGTGATCGTGCTACTGGGGGCTGGTCCTCCTCCAAGAAGCGGCCCCGGCTGGGGGACCTTGGAGGAGGAAGTCGGGACCTGTCTCCAGAGCCAGCACCCGATGAAGGTCCCCGCCGAGATGGAGACCCAGCTCCCAAGAGACTGGCTAGCCTGAACGCAGCTGCTTTCCTAAAACTGAGCCAGGAGCGGGAGCTACCCCTGCGGCTGCCTCGTGCCCATGCAGAAGTAGATGGGCGCTCCACTGAGCCCCCAGCACCCAAGGCCCCGAGGCCAAAGTGGCCCAAGGTCAATGGCAAGAACTATCCCAAGGCTTGGCAGGGGGCCAGCTCTGGGGAGGCTGCAGGCCCACCTGGCTGGCAAGGCTGCCCTGATGAGCCATGGCCATCTGCAACTCCTTGTGGGCCATCCGTCCAGCCATCTCATCAGCCCCTGAGCAAGGCTCTGGAGAGCCCTTTGGGGCTGCGCCCTCACCTGCCCCTGCTGATGGGTGGACAGGCGGCTCTGAAGCCGGAGCCTGGGCGCCCAGGCGAGGAGTCACCTGCCCCTAAGCAGGAACTGCATCAGCCCTCTTTCCCCACACCTCAGCTGTCGCCGCTGCCGATGCCTGGCAACCCCGCCGACTACAATGGCCTGTGTGTTGGGCCTGAGCTCACTGCACTAGGCAGCTTCTACCTGTACTGTGGCCAAGAGGGGCTGCAGTGTGGGGGCTACTCGCCCTGCCCCATGCTTCCTGAGGGCAAGCTGTCCCCAGTGGCTGCACCTCACGAGGAGGGGCTCCTCTTAGCTCCGAGCTCAGTGCCCTCAGGCACCCCTTTCCAGCACCCTCCCTGGGGCTCCTCTCGCTACTGCTCTAGCGAGGACACTGGAGTGAATGGCTACAGCATCTGCGGAGTGTTGCCCCTGTCTGTTACCCACGCTGGCACTACCTGTGGCGGCTGCCCATACAAAATGCCTTTTGCAGCAG AAGGCTGCAGATCCCTGGGCCAGTTGGAATTTCCTCTCCCGGAAGCTGGCCACCCAGCCTCACCCGCCCACCCACTCCTGGGGTGCCCTGTACCCAGTGTGCCACCTGCAGCAGAGCCCGTCCCCCATCTTCAGACACCCACCTCGGAGCCCCAGACAGTAGCCCGTGCGTGCCCTCAGAGCGCCAAACCTCCCAGCGGTTCTAAGTCAGGTCTGCGCACAGGCTCCAGCTGCAGGCACACTGCAAGGAGCAAGGCTGCCCGCAGGCCTAGCCACCCCAAGCAGCCACGTGTCCAGCGCCCACGCCCTCGCCGCCGCCGTCGCCGCCGCACTAATGGCTGGGTACCTGTTGGGGCTGCGTGTGAGAAGGCTGTGTATGTCTTG GATGAGCCGGAGCCAGCCATCCGAAAGAGCTACCAGGCGGTAGAGCGGCATGGGGAGACAATCCGAGTCCGGGACACCGTCCTTCTCAAATCAGGCCCACGAAAGACCTCCACACCTTATGTGGCCAAGATCTCTGCCCTCTGGGAGAACCCCGAGTCAG GAGAGCTGATGATGAGCCTCCTGTGGTATTACAGACCTGAGCACTTACAGGGAGGCCGCAGTCCCAGCATGCACGAG AATGAAGTGTTTGCCTCGCGACATCAGGACCAGAACAGTGTGGCCTGCATTGAGGAGAAGTGCTATGTGCTGACTTTTGCCGAGTACTGCAG GTTCTGTGCCATGGCCAAGCGCCGAGGTGAAGGCCTCCCCAGCCGAAAGACAGCACTGGTTCCCCCCTCTGCAGACtattccaccccaccccaccgcaCAGTGCCAGAGGACACGGACCCTGAGCTGGTGTTCCTTTGCCGCCATGTCTATGACTTCCGCCACGGGCGCATCCTTAAGAACCCCCAGTAG